The following are encoded in a window of Acidobacteriota bacterium genomic DNA:
- a CDS encoding DNA translocase FtsK: protein MNATGAAIALVTLLLVGLLLATRVSLADIFSRLRQLIAYGWSVLLVHWSRLTERRRKDRMKSVVVRKHLEQTPATAELIRPVVDRTPAVRQVSGPGSFSVRRVTRDDLRRAAAEMGRDPEEVREEGTFFEREALEENVTSISRRKLRRDEAEADGLILGDESNFKPPKSTPAPRRTRTTSSRRLPHVGLLLEGSGGGKLDESEHRRFMDLGKLIEQTAGEFNVEGEVTAYHPGPVVTTFEFKPAPGVKYAKVVNLGDDLALALEAESIRIERISGSSTVGIEIPNSRRDLIALREIIDTKAFQRSQSPVTVALGKDIHGEPVVTDLARMPHLLVAGATGAGKSVGLNSMIVSLLYKSFPSDLRLLMIDPKLVELKVYEDVPHLLHPIVTDPKLAANALLWTVQEMENRYRLLASCGVRNIVQFNELLEDSARLEKRKARLNEEQIDLLQHMHYIVVIIDEFADLMMVASKEVEDSVARLAQKARAVGIHLILATQRPSVDVITGVIKANFPSRIAYQVASRIDSRTILDTQGAEKLLGNGDMLFLPPGTARMRRLHGAYVSEQEISEVVEFVKKCQGDPDYIEEVTAAPEEKTGADGIEFLDDPKYDEAVRTVLTTGQASASYLQRRLRLGYSRAARLIEMMEANGIVGPSQGSKPREILIREDDYPAEKRI from the coding sequence ATGAACGCGACGGGTGCTGCCATCGCGCTCGTGACGTTACTTCTCGTCGGGCTTCTGCTTGCTACTCGCGTCAGCCTCGCCGACATCTTCTCCCGACTCCGACAGCTCATCGCGTACGGCTGGAGTGTCCTGCTGGTTCACTGGTCCCGACTCACCGAGCGGCGCCGGAAAGACCGGATGAAATCGGTCGTCGTCAGAAAGCATCTCGAACAGACGCCCGCAACTGCCGAACTGATCCGGCCCGTCGTCGATCGAACGCCGGCCGTTCGACAGGTCAGCGGTCCCGGTTCGTTCAGCGTGCGCCGCGTCACCCGAGACGATCTCCGACGCGCCGCCGCCGAGATGGGTCGCGATCCGGAGGAGGTGAGGGAGGAGGGGACGTTCTTCGAGCGCGAGGCCCTCGAGGAAAACGTGACTAGCATCTCCCGCCGCAAGCTCAGACGTGACGAAGCCGAGGCTGATGGGCTCATCCTCGGTGACGAATCGAACTTCAAGCCGCCGAAGAGCACGCCGGCTCCGCGCCGCACCCGCACGACTTCCTCCAGGCGGCTGCCGCACGTCGGTCTGCTCCTCGAGGGCTCGGGTGGCGGTAAGCTCGACGAGTCGGAGCACCGGCGGTTCATGGATCTCGGGAAGCTCATCGAGCAGACCGCAGGCGAGTTCAACGTCGAGGGGGAGGTCACCGCATATCATCCCGGCCCCGTCGTTACCACCTTCGAGTTCAAACCGGCCCCGGGGGTCAAGTACGCGAAGGTCGTGAATCTCGGTGACGATCTCGCGCTCGCCCTCGAGGCCGAATCGATCCGGATCGAGAGGATCTCCGGCTCGTCGACGGTCGGGATCGAGATCCCCAACAGCCGGCGTGACCTGATCGCGCTGAGGGAAATCATCGACACCAAGGCCTTCCAGAGAAGCCAGTCGCCCGTCACCGTCGCGCTCGGAAAGGACATCCACGGCGAGCCCGTCGTGACCGATCTCGCCAGGATGCCGCATCTTCTCGTCGCCGGTGCGACGGGCGCAGGGAAGTCGGTCGGTCTGAACTCGATGATCGTCTCGCTCCTCTACAAGAGCTTTCCGAGCGACCTGAGACTCCTGATGATCGATCCCAAGCTGGTCGAGCTCAAGGTTTACGAAGACGTCCCCCATCTGCTCCATCCGATCGTCACCGATCCGAAGCTGGCCGCGAATGCTCTCCTCTGGACCGTTCAGGAGATGGAGAACCGGTATCGCCTCCTCGCAAGCTGCGGCGTGCGCAACATCGTGCAGTTCAACGAGCTCCTCGAAGACTCTGCGCGACTCGAAAAGCGGAAGGCGAGACTGAACGAGGAGCAGATCGATCTGCTCCAGCACATGCACTACATCGTCGTGATCATCGACGAGTTCGCCGATCTGATGATGGTGGCTTCGAAAGAGGTGGAGGATTCGGTGGCACGGCTCGCTCAGAAGGCGCGCGCGGTCGGTATCCATCTGATTCTCGCAACGCAGCGCCCGTCGGTCGATGTCATCACCGGCGTCATCAAGGCGAACTTTCCCTCACGCATCGCCTATCAGGTCGCCTCCAGAATCGACTCCCGAACGATTCTCGACACGCAGGGTGCCGAAAAGCTTCTCGGGAACGGCGACATGCTCTTCCTCCCGCCCGGGACGGCGCGGATGCGTCGTCTGCACGGCGCTTACGTCTCGGAGCAGGAGATCTCCGAGGTGGTGGAGTTCGTCAAGAAATGCCAGGGAGACCCCGATTACATCGAAGAGGTCACGGCGGCGCCGGAAGAAAAGACCGGAGCCGACGGAATCGAGTTCCTCGACGATCCGAAGTACGACGAGGCCGTTCGGACGGTACTGACGACCGGACAGGCGTCCGCCTCCTATCTGCAGCGACGTCTCCGCCTCGGTTACTCCCGCGCCGCGCGTCTCATCGAGATGATGGAAGCGAACGGAATCGTCGGCCCGAGCCAGGGATCGAAGCCGCGCGAGATCCTGATCCGCGAAGATGATTACCCGGCTGAGAAGAGGATATGA